In the genome of Deinococcus deserti VCD115, one region contains:
- a CDS encoding U32 family peptidase has product MSRVRGKPEVMSPVGGEAQLRAAVEAGADAVFFGVNAPKGDARGFHARAKVGFEAEALPDIMRGLHERGVMGFVTFNVLVFDRELRQAERQLMHLAESGVDAIIVQDHGVARLAHEICPDLPIHGSTQMSITSAEGAELAGRFGASRVVLGRELSLRDIERIARATDIELETFVHGALCVSYSGQCFSSEAWGGRSANRGQCAQACRLPYDLLVDGQERDLGDARYLLSPGDLYALHQVPELVRIGVDCLKIEGRYKDAEFVALTTAAYRKAVDEAWAGRPLSVTPQEEQDLEQVYSRGLGPHFMAGTNHQTVVRGRAPRHRGVQVGTVRGVTERGVLVELSQSVKPGDGLVFDPANWRTPEGREEGGFLYGLWQGGRQVEDVRAGAVAELRFGRGAVDGRRVREGDLVWRTQDPTLAARVRPLLETADPLYTRPVEAHFTGHVGQAPVLTLTDEQGRSVSVTGDAPLSESRNRALDEASLREQLGKLGGTPYHLGALTTDLQGAGFLPVSALNALRRAASEQLSALRAQAPERRVAPRLDEVLNTVGGLAPAPAQGTPRLHVLVRTPEQLDAALEERPDSITLDYLELYGLKPSVERVKTAGIPVRVASPRILKPTEQNLQKFLLSLDAPILVRSGGLLEGLQTEAGPGGSGPELTGDFSLNAANMLTTRALLDLGLSRITPTHDLNAQQITELAGLVGPHTLEVIAYQHLPVFHTEHCVFCRFLSEGTDYTNCGHPCESHRVALRDERGVAHPVMADVGCRNTVFEGRPQVAATHLQDWLDAGLREFRLEFVHETPAQVREVIALHRSFLKGELSRSALSERLSALSDQGTTEGSLFVPNDFAMLDALPILS; this is encoded by the coding sequence ATGTCGCGTGTGCGTGGAAAACCTGAAGTCATGAGCCCCGTTGGCGGCGAGGCCCAACTGCGCGCCGCCGTGGAGGCTGGGGCGGACGCGGTCTTTTTTGGCGTCAATGCCCCGAAGGGTGACGCGCGGGGCTTCCACGCCCGCGCCAAGGTCGGGTTCGAGGCCGAGGCCCTGCCTGACATCATGCGCGGGCTGCACGAGCGCGGTGTGATGGGCTTCGTGACCTTCAACGTGCTGGTGTTCGACCGCGAGCTCAGGCAGGCCGAGCGGCAGCTGATGCACCTGGCGGAATCGGGCGTAGACGCCATTATCGTGCAGGATCACGGCGTGGCCCGGCTGGCTCACGAGATCTGCCCCGACCTGCCGATCCACGGCTCGACCCAGATGAGCATCACGTCTGCCGAGGGCGCAGAACTGGCGGGCCGCTTTGGCGCCAGCCGCGTGGTGCTGGGACGTGAACTGTCGCTGCGCGATATCGAGCGGATTGCCCGCGCCACCGACATCGAACTGGAAACCTTCGTACACGGCGCGCTGTGCGTGAGCTACTCCGGACAGTGCTTCTCCAGCGAGGCCTGGGGTGGACGCAGCGCCAACCGGGGCCAGTGCGCGCAGGCCTGCCGCCTGCCCTACGATCTGCTGGTAGACGGCCAGGAGCGTGACCTGGGCGACGCACGCTACCTGCTCTCGCCGGGTGACCTGTACGCCCTGCATCAGGTACCGGAACTGGTGCGCATCGGCGTGGACTGCCTGAAGATCGAGGGCCGCTACAAGGACGCCGAATTCGTTGCGCTCACCACCGCCGCCTACCGGAAGGCCGTGGACGAGGCCTGGGCTGGCCGGCCCCTGAGCGTCACCCCCCAGGAAGAGCAGGACCTTGAACAGGTGTACTCGCGCGGTCTGGGCCCGCACTTCATGGCTGGCACCAACCACCAGACAGTGGTTCGTGGCCGGGCCCCCCGTCACCGTGGCGTGCAGGTGGGAACCGTGCGCGGCGTGACCGAGCGCGGCGTGCTGGTCGAACTGAGCCAGAGCGTAAAACCCGGTGACGGCCTGGTGTTCGACCCGGCCAACTGGCGCACCCCCGAGGGCCGTGAAGAGGGTGGGTTCCTGTACGGCCTGTGGCAAGGTGGCCGGCAGGTCGAGGACGTTCGGGCCGGCGCAGTGGCCGAGCTGCGTTTCGGGCGTGGTGCCGTTGACGGCCGCCGTGTGCGCGAGGGCGATCTGGTGTGGCGCACGCAGGACCCGACGCTGGCCGCTCGCGTAAGGCCCCTGCTGGAAACTGCTGATCCCCTGTACACCCGGCCGGTGGAGGCTCACTTTACCGGCCATGTGGGCCAAGCGCCGGTCCTGACCCTGACGGACGAGCAGGGCCGCAGTGTGAGCGTGACAGGTGACGCACCGCTGTCTGAATCCCGCAACCGTGCTCTGGACGAGGCCAGCCTGCGGGAGCAACTCGGCAAGCTGGGCGGGACGCCCTACCATCTGGGAGCCCTGACCACAGACCTGCAGGGTGCGGGTTTCCTTCCGGTCAGTGCGCTGAACGCCCTGCGCCGCGCCGCTTCAGAGCAGCTGAGCGCCCTGCGTGCCCAGGCTCCGGAACGCCGCGTCGCTCCCCGCCTGGACGAGGTGCTGAACACAGTTGGAGGACTCGCGCCCGCCCCGGCCCAGGGCACTCCCCGGTTGCACGTTCTGGTCCGCACTCCGGAGCAGCTCGACGCTGCCCTGGAGGAAAGGCCGGACTCCATCACCCTGGACTACCTGGAGCTTTACGGCCTGAAGCCCAGCGTGGAGCGCGTGAAGACTGCCGGAATTCCGGTGCGGGTGGCCAGCCCGCGCATCCTGAAGCCGACCGAGCAGAACCTGCAGAAGTTCCTGCTGTCGCTCGACGCGCCGATCCTGGTGCGCTCGGGCGGGCTGCTGGAAGGATTGCAGACCGAGGCTGGTCCTGGTGGGTCTGGCCCCGAGCTGACCGGCGACTTCAGCCTGAACGCCGCGAATATGCTGACCACCCGCGCGCTGCTCGACCTGGGCCTCAGCCGGATCACCCCCACCCACGACCTCAACGCCCAGCAGATTACTGAACTGGCCGGGCTGGTCGGGCCCCACACGCTTGAAGTCATCGCGTATCAGCACCTGCCGGTGTTTCACACCGAGCACTGCGTGTTCTGCCGGTTCCTGTCAGAGGGCACCGACTACACCAACTGCGGGCACCCCTGTGAGAGCCACCGCGTGGCCCTGCGCGACGAGCGCGGCGTGGCGCATCCGGTCATGGCTGACGTCGGCTGCCGCAACACCGTCTTCGAGGGCCGGCCCCAGGTGGCAGCCACGCATCTGCAAGACTGGCTGGACGCTGGCCTGCGCGAGTTCCGCCTGGAGTTCGTTCACGAGACTCCCGCCCAGGTCCGCGAGGTTATTGCCCTGCACCGCAGCTTTCTGAAGGGCGAGCTGAGCCGCAGCGCACTGTCCGAGCGCCTCTCAGCACTGTCGGACCAGGGAACCACCGAGGGCAGCCTGTTCGTACCCAATGACTTTGCCATGCTGGACGCCCTGCCGATCCTGTCCTGA
- a CDS encoding DUF402 domain-containing protein, producing the protein MANLAQPAVIQPVHAHPIKVERHDMAAMRHHTNTGIRPVHTYRETPYGLFVGRHFEGHPRIRHWEAHLLPELNMVVCRYDFHGLREHDYYLDVARITSQNHLWTVEDLYLDLIVHDGLRAEILDTDELLAARAAGYLSESDMQQAVAVAHQALSGLARAGYSLNNWLASHGVVVDWCAAGGDDPSEVRPHIPSSGPIFGHELYCSPDSAGGRPS; encoded by the coding sequence ATGGCGAATCTGGCACAACCGGCGGTGATCCAACCTGTGCATGCCCACCCGATCAAGGTGGAGCGGCACGACATGGCGGCCATGCGTCATCACACCAACACCGGAATCAGGCCGGTGCATACCTACCGGGAAACGCCATACGGTCTGTTTGTGGGCCGGCACTTTGAAGGCCACCCACGCATTCGTCACTGGGAGGCTCACCTGTTGCCCGAACTGAACATGGTGGTCTGCCGCTACGACTTTCATGGCCTGCGCGAGCATGATTACTACCTGGACGTGGCGCGTATTACGAGCCAAAATCACCTGTGGACTGTCGAAGACCTGTACCTCGATCTGATTGTGCATGACGGCCTGAGGGCTGAAATTCTGGACACGGATGAACTGCTGGCCGCCCGGGCAGCCGGCTACCTCAGTGAGAGCGACATGCAGCAGGCGGTTGCTGTAGCGCATCAGGCCCTGTCCGGGCTGGCGCGGGCCGGCTACTCTCTGAATAACTGGCTGGCCTCACACGGCGTGGTGGTCGACTGGTGCGCCGCCGGGGGAGACGACCCGTCTGAAGTGAGGCCGCACATCCCCAGCTCCGGTCCTATCTTTGGGCATGAGCTCTACTGCTCCCCAGATTCGGCTGGAGGCCGCCCTTCCTGA